The following nucleotide sequence is from Pelomicrobium methylotrophicum.
GGGGCCATGTTCCCGCACGGGGCGCGCACGCGACGTGCGCGGGCTCCGCCATCACCCTCCGCCCGCCAGCAGCGCTTCCAGCTTTCCGGAGCGGTTGAGGGCCGCCAGTTCATCGTAGCCCCCCACGTGGGTATCGCCAATGAAGATCTGCGGCACGGTGCGCCGGCCGGTTCTGCGCACCATCTCGGCGCGCAGCGCCGGCTCGAGGTCGACCCGGATCTTCACGATCTCCTGCACACCTTTCTGCCTGAGCAGCGCTTCCGCCATCTGGCAATAGGGACAGACGGCGGTGCAGTACATGTTCACCTTCACCATCGGCCGTGGCTAACCCCTTTCAACGGGCAGGTTGGCCTGCTCCCACGCCACCAACCCGCCCCGCAATACCCACACCTCCTGGAAGCCGCGCTTGCGCAACAGGTTGGCGGCAGCACCCGAGCGGTTCCCGGTACGGCAGATGACGAGGATCGGGCGC
It contains:
- the grxC gene encoding glutaredoxin 3 — translated: MVKVNMYCTAVCPYCQMAEALLRQKGVQEIVKIRVDLEPALRAEMVRRTGRRTVPQIFIGDTHVGGYDELAALNRSGKLEALLAGGG